From one Paenibacillus terrae HPL-003 genomic stretch:
- a CDS encoding glycoside hydrolase family 43 protein produces MNNQLVSQTIRYSNPILPGFYPDPSITRAGEYFYLICSSFEYFPGVPIFRSRNLIQWEQVGHVLNRPNQLDLTDRKSSDGIYAPSIRYFEGTFYMITTDVGGIRNFYVTATDPAGPWSDPIHIPYGGIDPSLFFDDDDKVYVTAQQGADYDSHAIQYEINIATGEALSEPQVVWRGDGGPWTEGPHLYKINGIYYMMSASGGTAKEHREIIGRSNNPYGPFERYPEPILTHRGLDHPIQYLGHADLVEDVKGNWWAVFLGVRLTEDGYSVLGRETFLAPVIWKDGWPHIDNNEGSVKLEMSVARLPTAAPEAPGADAGEGRNHFAADHLEPEWIFVRNPADGSYSLDEAPGSLTLRGQAAGLGDVGWIAFAGKRQQHTQASFTTCMSFAPTAEGEEAGLCARRDEDAHYEIGLLRSGDRNRVMARLTIRGESQIVYEDETEAERLLLRIEATEDEYALSYSEDGENWSSIATGPARALSPEDFVNKMCFTGVVIGLYATGNGRLSGVPAHFDWFKYQAK; encoded by the coding sequence ATGAATAATCAATTGGTATCGCAAACCATTCGTTACTCAAATCCCATACTTCCTGGCTTTTATCCTGATCCTAGCATTACTAGAGCGGGAGAGTACTTTTATCTGATTTGCAGTTCGTTTGAATATTTTCCTGGTGTTCCTATCTTCCGGAGTCGGAATCTGATTCAATGGGAACAAGTGGGTCATGTGCTGAACCGACCCAATCAGCTTGATCTGACGGATCGCAAGAGCTCTGATGGCATTTATGCACCATCAATTCGTTATTTTGAAGGCACCTTCTACATGATCACAACCGATGTAGGAGGGATCAGGAATTTCTATGTTACAGCGACTGATCCGGCCGGACCTTGGTCGGATCCAATCCATATTCCATACGGCGGTATTGATCCTTCGCTGTTTTTCGACGATGACGACAAGGTGTACGTCACCGCACAGCAGGGAGCGGACTACGACTCCCATGCCATCCAGTATGAAATCAATATTGCGACTGGAGAAGCGCTTTCGGAGCCGCAGGTGGTTTGGCGCGGCGATGGAGGTCCATGGACGGAAGGTCCTCATTTATACAAGATTAACGGAATATATTATATGATGTCCGCCTCTGGCGGAACAGCGAAGGAACACAGGGAGATTATCGGACGGAGTAACAATCCTTATGGTCCGTTTGAACGTTATCCGGAGCCGATCCTGACGCATCGGGGGCTTGATCATCCAATTCAATATTTGGGCCATGCTGACCTGGTAGAAGACGTAAAAGGGAATTGGTGGGCTGTTTTTCTCGGCGTTCGGTTGACTGAGGATGGTTACAGCGTACTCGGTCGGGAAACCTTTCTGGCTCCGGTCATCTGGAAGGACGGATGGCCGCATATCGATAATAACGAGGGCAGTGTCAAGCTGGAAATGTCGGTTGCGCGCCTGCCCACAGCGGCGCCTGAAGCGCCGGGCGCCGATGCGGGCGAAGGCCGGAACCACTTTGCCGCAGACCATCTCGAACCCGAGTGGATCTTTGTACGAAATCCGGCCGATGGCAGTTATTCGCTTGATGAAGCTCCCGGGTCTTTGACACTGCGCGGACAGGCGGCGGGACTGGGGGATGTCGGCTGGATCGCTTTCGCAGGCAAAAGGCAGCAGCATACGCAGGCAAGCTTCACCACTTGCATGTCGTTTGCGCCAACCGCTGAAGGCGAAGAGGCTGGATTATGCGCACGCCGGGATGAGGATGCCCATTATGAGATTGGGCTGTTGCGTTCTGGAGACCGCAATCGGGTCATGGCGCGTCTGACCATTCGTGGAGAATCCCAGATCGTCTATGAGGATGAGACAGAAGCGGAGCGACTTTTGCTAAGAATTGAAGCGACTGAGGATGAATATGCTCTTTCCTATTCGGAGGATGGCGAGAACTGGTCCAGTATAGCTACAGGTCCGGCACGGGCGTTGTCTCCGGAGGATTTTGTAAATAAAATGTGCTTCACTGGGGTAGTCATTGGGCTGTATGCAACAGGAAATGGCCGCTTAAGTGGAGTACCTGCGCACTTCGATTGGTTTAAGTATCAGGCTAAGTAG